The following coding sequences are from one Pirellulales bacterium window:
- a CDS encoding acyltransferase domain-containing protein has translation MSAILVTSPAHHCNAWLAIAAARAGEIGILDLGYGSFPESSREAFEELQRHVGKGRQWGVRWDLLSDRARDPVVLKELLFDVECPTLVLGGLIGSGLSLAEVREQTRSMAARVLVEAYTLADGLAAAEAGFDGVIFKGHEAAGRVGGESSFLLLQRAHGQLTIPYWIQGGLGPDTAAAAFLAGATGIVLSEQLWLATESPLDPVEQRRWKQLDGSETATIGDDQRAYRFFTRSGRSTFEGLQRSIAAGEDWEASLRDNLTTAAGDADRLVPLGQEIAFARRLADKHINVAGILAAYKRHIEENLSRAKRDKALSPQGPLAKTLGIRYPIFQGPMTRVSDVAAFADAVATHGGMPFLALSMMRGDESHRLLAETGERLGDKPWGVGILGFVPPELRNAQMDAILAVKPKFAIIAGGRPSQAKDMESDGIASFLHVPSPGLLEVFLRDGARKFIFEGRECGGHVGPRSSFCLWQSIIDVLVDANLEHPDDVQVVFAGGIHDALSSAMVAALAAPLSSRGMKIGVLMGTGYLFTHEAVECGAITEEFQKQAISCEHTVLLESGIGHATRCVRTPFAEEFNRVKHELILAGKSSDEIRMELEMLNVGRLRVASKGRDRGSDPRAGGRSDLIEVDVETQREKGMYMIGQVAGLRHEPLPLSRFHDEAAAGSVTLLEKLATRRLPWQRGPESQRAKSDDIAIVGMSCMFPQAANLREYWQNIFQAVDAVEEVPKERWNADDYFDPDRFAPDRIYSKWGGFIGKMKFDPMKWRIPPAALKSIEPVQLLSLEVAARAMADAGYDRRDFPRERAGVIFAAAGSHDLGSGYSFRTMMRNYLPLAEGLSAEDRERIFASLEDQLPEWTEDSFPGFLLNVIAGRIAREFNLNGPNYVVDAACAASLAALHAAIEQLRTHTSDMMLVGAADATNNPFCYMCFCKTHALSPGGRSRPFDDTADGIGLGEGIAVVVLKRLADAERDGDRIYAVIKGIGSSSDGKNRSLTAPHPPGQAKAVVRAYDDAQVSPATISLVEAHGTGTAVGDGAELTTLSQVFNDYTERKQFVAVGSVKSMIGHTKTVAGAASLIKATLALKHGVLPPTIGVEKPTERIDFPTSPFYLNTETRPWLDELGGEPRRAGVSAFGFGGTNFHVVLEEYGNAYHPASDLDLSPRAAETFIWRRASQAEMVTAISQLVNKLADLPTEDLPLLAQSVMVDEHNRPAKSDACRLAIVASTVAELRARLDRAQTLLAKQDTFNDPSGIYFSAAPPIPLDQVCFLYPGQGSQSVNMLRDLVSTSRWGHPLFSRANSLLADFLPEPISKYIYPPPVFAEADRQAQFKALSETRVAQPSLGILELFATELLARYGIRPGRVAGHSYGELVALHVAGCLTEQELLWLSAMRGKVCSEVAHTAPGGMAAVRADAKTTLAAIRELDLDLHLANMNAPDQTVIGGSESAIETAVTELTRQGLKISRLPVSAAFHTPLLSAGSEAMAVHFGMADFQKPQIPVYSNTTGEEHGAAPAVIRELLTQHFSEPVQFEKEVRQLYADGARLFIEAGPGKVLTSLIGRILKDQPVTAIALEAPGREGWTQFGHLLAQCAALGLPVDLADWFRARSLETMSVDAFCKHARALATYKPTDWVLGPSKAVPVTPLPERKRDGSGLRAKFGMKPLETSGEPAAPAIPQASQQKTTPLAAPQGVENSPLPVHNDTSAASSGAPVEPIVSTPPEPLTPVSPVSSLPRQPLPVAPVPPPVIRAAVAVPPAPPIIPTSTFHRTTPSMTSSHGETGNGPSITTAGLEMFGQFQATTRQLLEFQQSQQRMIERYLDTQERVLAHCLQGASLTPIAIAAPAALPAIAAPVAYAPPAPPIAVAPIAAAPVAAPSAAAMPRAVAVPAAARPPVAVPNLAAPKPAVAPTTVAAAPVATAPASQNGQHTSKPAAPVAEAAGGPPTTDEFRNDLLEIVSERTGYPVDMLDETLPLEAGLGIDSIKTVEIFSNLKKYHDYFADEDQDEEEQLVEFTKLKTLKDIINSYDRRRTAILSKSTGAAKPSQPATNGAPHTNGQANGQVDRYALTAAEAPLEVAGQKKNSLSDN, from the coding sequence TTGTCAGCGATCCTGGTCACAAGCCCTGCCCATCACTGCAATGCCTGGTTGGCGATTGCCGCCGCGCGTGCGGGCGAGATCGGGATTCTGGACCTGGGTTATGGCAGCTTTCCGGAGTCGTCGCGCGAGGCATTTGAGGAGTTGCAGCGCCACGTGGGCAAGGGGCGCCAATGGGGCGTACGCTGGGATCTATTGAGCGATCGCGCCCGCGATCCGGTGGTGCTTAAGGAACTGCTATTCGACGTCGAGTGCCCAACCTTGGTGTTGGGGGGATTGATCGGCTCTGGTTTGTCGCTGGCGGAGGTTCGCGAACAAACTCGTTCGATGGCCGCGCGGGTGCTGGTGGAGGCCTATACGCTGGCCGACGGGCTGGCGGCGGCCGAGGCGGGCTTCGATGGCGTCATCTTCAAAGGGCACGAAGCTGCTGGGCGCGTCGGTGGCGAATCGTCGTTCTTGTTGTTGCAGCGGGCACACGGACAGCTGACGATCCCGTATTGGATTCAGGGGGGCCTGGGCCCCGACACGGCGGCCGCCGCATTTTTGGCCGGCGCCACCGGAATTGTGCTTTCGGAGCAGTTGTGGCTGGCCACCGAATCGCCGCTGGACCCAGTGGAGCAACGCCGCTGGAAGCAACTCGACGGCAGCGAAACGGCCACAATCGGCGACGACCAGCGAGCTTATCGGTTCTTCACCCGCAGCGGCCGCAGCACCTTTGAAGGCTTGCAGCGGTCGATCGCGGCGGGGGAGGACTGGGAGGCGTCGCTGCGAGATAACTTGACTACCGCCGCCGGCGATGCGGATCGCTTGGTTCCGCTGGGGCAAGAGATAGCCTTTGCACGGCGGCTTGCTGACAAGCACATCAACGTGGCCGGAATTCTGGCTGCGTACAAACGGCACATCGAAGAGAATCTATCACGCGCCAAACGCGACAAGGCCCTGTCGCCTCAGGGGCCACTGGCCAAGACGCTTGGCATTCGCTATCCGATCTTTCAAGGTCCCATGACGCGCGTGAGCGACGTCGCTGCCTTTGCCGACGCGGTGGCCACGCATGGTGGCATGCCATTTCTCGCGCTCTCGATGATGCGCGGCGACGAGTCGCACCGGTTGTTGGCCGAAACGGGCGAGCGGCTGGGCGACAAGCCGTGGGGCGTGGGCATTTTGGGCTTTGTGCCACCTGAGTTGCGCAACGCGCAGATGGACGCCATTTTGGCGGTGAAGCCGAAGTTCGCGATCATCGCCGGCGGTCGTCCGAGCCAGGCCAAGGACATGGAGAGCGACGGCATCGCCAGCTTTTTGCACGTACCCTCGCCCGGCCTGCTGGAGGTCTTTCTCAGAGACGGCGCTCGCAAGTTCATCTTTGAAGGGCGCGAATGCGGAGGGCACGTTGGGCCGCGCTCCAGCTTTTGTCTGTGGCAATCGATCATCGATGTGCTGGTCGACGCGAACCTCGAACATCCGGATGATGTGCAAGTGGTGTTCGCGGGAGGCATACACGACGCGCTGTCGTCGGCCATGGTCGCCGCGCTGGCCGCGCCGCTCAGTTCGCGCGGCATGAAGATCGGCGTGCTGATGGGGACGGGGTACCTGTTCACGCACGAAGCGGTGGAATGCGGCGCCATCACCGAGGAGTTTCAGAAGCAAGCGATCTCCTGCGAGCACACCGTGCTGTTGGAGTCGGGCATTGGCCATGCCACGCGCTGCGTGAGGACCCCTTTCGCGGAAGAGTTCAATCGCGTCAAGCACGAGTTGATTTTGGCCGGTAAGTCGAGCGACGAGATCCGCATGGAACTCGAAATGCTCAACGTCGGCCGCTTGCGAGTCGCGTCGAAGGGGCGCGATCGTGGCAGCGATCCGCGGGCTGGTGGACGCAGCGACCTGATCGAGGTCGATGTAGAGACGCAGCGTGAAAAAGGGATGTACATGATCGGCCAGGTGGCCGGCCTGCGTCACGAACCACTGCCCCTGTCGCGGTTTCACGACGAGGCCGCCGCCGGCAGCGTGACTTTGCTGGAAAAGCTGGCCACGCGACGGTTGCCGTGGCAGCGCGGGCCAGAATCGCAGCGCGCCAAGAGCGACGACATCGCGATTGTCGGCATGTCGTGCATGTTTCCGCAGGCGGCGAATCTGCGCGAGTATTGGCAAAACATCTTCCAGGCGGTCGACGCCGTGGAAGAAGTGCCCAAGGAACGCTGGAACGCCGACGACTATTTCGACCCCGACCGCTTCGCGCCGGACCGCATTTATTCCAAATGGGGCGGTTTCATCGGCAAGATGAAGTTCGACCCCATGAAATGGCGCATTCCGCCCGCCGCGCTCAAGAGCATCGAGCCGGTGCAGCTTCTTTCGCTGGAGGTTGCGGCGCGGGCGATGGCCGACGCGGGCTATGACCGGCGCGATTTTCCGCGCGAGCGCGCCGGCGTGATCTTCGCGGCGGCCGGCTCGCATGACCTGGGTTCGGGTTATAGCTTCCGCACGATGATGCGGAACTATTTGCCGCTGGCCGAAGGATTGAGCGCGGAAGACCGGGAGCGCATCTTCGCCTCGCTGGAAGATCAACTGCCCGAGTGGACCGAGGACTCGTTCCCCGGCTTCTTGCTGAATGTGATCGCGGGGCGGATCGCGCGCGAATTCAATTTGAACGGCCCGAACTATGTGGTCGACGCGGCGTGCGCGGCGTCGCTGGCGGCGTTGCACGCGGCGATCGAGCAATTGCGCACGCACACTTCGGACATGATGTTGGTGGGGGCGGCCGACGCGACGAACAATCCGTTCTGCTATATGTGCTTCTGCAAGACGCACGCGCTGTCGCCGGGCGGTCGCTCGCGACCGTTCGACGACACGGCGGACGGCATTGGTTTGGGAGAGGGCATTGCGGTGGTGGTGTTGAAGCGGTTGGCCGACGCCGAACGCGACGGCGACCGCATTTACGCGGTAATCAAAGGCATAGGAAGTTCTAGCGATGGCAAGAACCGGAGTCTCACGGCGCCGCACCCGCCTGGGCAGGCCAAGGCGGTCGTCCGCGCGTACGACGACGCGCAAGTCTCGCCCGCCACGATCTCGTTGGTCGAGGCGCACGGCACCGGCACGGCGGTCGGCGACGGCGCCGAACTGACCACGCTCAGTCAGGTCTTCAACGACTATACGGAGCGCAAGCAGTTTGTGGCGGTTGGCTCGGTCAAGTCGATGATCGGTCACACCAAAACTGTGGCTGGCGCCGCCAGCCTCATCAAGGCGACGCTGGCGCTCAAGCATGGAGTACTGCCCCCCACGATTGGCGTGGAAAAGCCGACCGAGCGCATCGATTTTCCCACCAGTCCCTTTTATTTGAACACCGAGACTCGGCCCTGGCTCGACGAACTGGGCGGTGAGCCGCGCCGCGCCGGCGTGAGCGCGTTTGGCTTTGGCGGCACCAATTTCCATGTGGTGCTCGAAGAGTACGGCAACGCCTACCACCCTGCGAGTGATCTCGATCTATCGCCACGCGCGGCGGAGACCTTCATCTGGCGCCGCGCCTCGCAGGCGGAAATGGTCACGGCCATTTCGCAACTAGTCAACAAACTGGCCGACCTGCCGACTGAAGACCTGCCGCTATTGGCGCAATCGGTCATGGTGGACGAGCACAACCGGCCCGCCAAATCAGATGCTTGCCGATTGGCGATTGTGGCTTCGACCGTCGCCGAGCTGCGCGCCCGATTAGACCGCGCGCAAACACTACTTGCCAAACAAGACACGTTCAACGATCCGAGCGGCATTTACTTCTCCGCAGCGCCGCCGATTCCGCTTGACCAGGTGTGCTTCCTGTATCCTGGGCAGGGTTCGCAAAGCGTGAACATGCTGCGCGACTTGGTGTCGACCAGCCGCTGGGGCCACCCGCTCTTCTCGCGAGCCAATTCGCTGTTGGCCGACTTCTTGCCCGAGCCTATCTCAAAATACATCTACCCGCCGCCGGTTTTCGCCGAGGCCGATCGGCAAGCACAGTTCAAGGCGCTTTCTGAGACGCGCGTAGCGCAGCCGTCGCTTGGCATTTTGGAGTTGTTCGCCACCGAGCTGCTCGCTCGTTATGGCATTCGGCCGGGGCGCGTGGCGGGGCATAGCTACGGCGAGCTTGTGGCGCTGCATGTGGCGGGCTGCCTCACCGAGCAAGAGTTGTTGTGGCTCTCGGCGATGCGCGGCAAGGTTTGCTCCGAGGTGGCGCACACCGCTCCGGGCGGCATGGCCGCCGTGCGAGCCGACGCCAAAACCACGCTGGCGGCCATCCGCGAGCTCGACCTCGATTTGCATCTGGCCAATATGAACGCGCCAGATCAAACAGTGATCGGCGGCAGCGAAAGCGCCATTGAGACGGCGGTGACGGAGTTGACTAGGCAGGGGCTGAAAATCAGCCGCCTGCCGGTGTCGGCCGCGTTTCACACCCCGCTCTTGTCGGCTGGCAGCGAGGCGATGGCGGTGCACTTTGGCATGGCCGATTTTCAAAAGCCGCAAATCCCGGTCTACAGCAACACAACTGGCGAGGAGCACGGTGCGGCGCCGGCCGTCATCCGCGAACTGCTCACCCAGCACTTTTCCGAGCCGGTGCAGTTCGAGAAAGAGGTGCGGCAACTTTACGCCGATGGGGCGCGGCTCTTCATCGAGGCTGGGCCGGGCAAGGTGCTCACCAGTCTGATTGGCCGGATCCTCAAAGATCAGCCGGTCACGGCCATCGCGCTGGAGGCCCCTGGTCGGGAGGGTTGGACCCAGTTTGGCCATCTGCTGGCTCAGTGTGCCGCGCTGGGGCTACCGGTCGATTTGGCCGATTGGTTCCGTGCCCGCAGCCTGGAAACGATGTCGGTCGACGCGTTTTGCAAGCATGCCCGCGCCCTGGCGACGTACAAGCCGACCGATTGGGTCTTGGGCCCGTCGAAGGCCGTACCTGTAACCCCGCTGCCGGAACGCAAGCGGGATGGTTCGGGACTGCGGGCCAAATTTGGCATGAAGCCGCTGGAAACCAGCGGCGAACCGGCGGCGCCCGCTATTCCGCAGGCAAGCCAACAGAAAACAACACCCCTGGCCGCGCCTCAGGGGGTAGAAAATTCACCTTTGCCGGTTCACAATGACACTTCGGCCGCTTCGAGCGGCGCGCCGGTCGAGCCAATAGTTTCGACCCCACCCGAGCCCCTGACGCCGGTTTCGCCGGTGTCGAGTTTGCCGCGGCAACCACTGCCCGTGGCGCCTGTTCCGCCCCCCGTGATTCGCGCAGCGGTGGCAGTTCCGCCCGCGCCCCCCATCATTCCGACATCGACTTTTCATAGGACGACTCCGAGTATGACCAGCTCGCACGGCGAAACCGGCAATGGGCCTTCGATCACAACCGCCGGTTTGGAGATGTTCGGGCAGTTTCAAGCGACCACTCGCCAATTGCTCGAATTTCAACAGTCGCAACAGCGAATGATCGAGCGCTATCTGGATACTCAAGAGCGCGTGCTGGCGCACTGCCTGCAAGGCGCGTCGCTGACCCCCATTGCCATCGCCGCGCCGGCGGCGCTGCCGGCCATTGCGGCGCCGGTCGCCTATGCCCCGCCAGCGCCGCCAATCGCTGTCGCGCCGATTGCGGCGGCCCCGGTGGCTGCGCCAAGCGCGGCTGCGATGCCGCGTGCGGTGGCCGTGCCAGCGGCAGCGCGGCCCCCCGTGGCGGTTCCGAATCTGGCGGCGCCCAAGCCAGCGGTTGCGCCGACTACGGTCGCCGCGGCGCCAGTAGCGACGGCGCCCGCGTCGCAGAACGGACAACACACCAGCAAGCCGGCGGCGCCGGTTGCCGAGGCCGCTGGCGGACCGCCGACGACCGATGAGTTCCGCAACGATCTGTTGGAGATCGTCAGCGAGCGAACGGGATATCCGGTCGACATGCTCGACGAGACGTTGCCGCTTGAGGCGGGATTGGGCATCGACTCCATCAAGACCGTGGAGATCTTTAGCAACCTCAAGAAGTACCACGACTACTTCGCCGACGAGGATCAGGACGAAGAAGAGCAATTGGTCGAGTTCACCAAGCTGAAGACGCTCAAGGACATCATCAACTCGTATGATCGTCGCCGTACCGCGATCTTGAGCAAATCGACTGGCGCGGCCAAGCCAAGCCAGCCCGCCACGAACGGCGCGCCGCACACCAATGGCCAGGCAAACGGTCAAGTGGATCGGTACGCTTTAACCGCAGCCGAGGCGCCGTTGGAAGTCGCCGGGCAAAAAAAAAATTCCCTGAGCGACAACTGA
- a CDS encoding Maf family protein, with protein sequence MAKFAPQLILASRSPRRCQLLTEAGYQFTIQHPADAAECGICSGESPPAYVARLAMQKAADVTSRVDRGLILGCDTVAECQGQILGKPIDEAHARRMLELLSGREHRVYSGLCLWDHPTRPPRVEVAVTTLLMERLSSTQLDDYLRSGLWEGKAGAFGYQDRTGWLHVVDGSESNVVGLPMELLAQMLAELA encoded by the coding sequence ATGGCTAAGTTCGCCCCGCAATTGATCCTGGCGAGTCGATCCCCTCGGCGATGCCAGCTTCTCACAGAAGCCGGCTATCAATTCACCATCCAGCATCCGGCCGACGCCGCCGAATGCGGCATCTGCTCTGGAGAAAGCCCCCCCGCCTATGTAGCCCGGCTGGCCATGCAAAAGGCGGCTGATGTGACCAGCCGCGTCGATCGCGGGTTGATCCTTGGTTGCGACACCGTGGCGGAGTGTCAGGGGCAAATACTCGGCAAACCCATCGACGAGGCGCATGCCCGTCGCATGCTGGAACTGCTGAGCGGTCGCGAACATCGAGTCTACAGCGGCCTTTGCCTCTGGGATCATCCAACTCGACCGCCACGCGTCGAGGTGGCCGTCACCACGCTACTCATGGAACGCCTCTCGAGCACTCAACTCGATGACTATCTCCGTTCGGGATTGTGGGAAGGCAAGGCAGGCGCATTCGGTTATCAAGACCGCACCGGCTGGCTGCACGTCGTTGACGGCAGTGAATCGAATGTCGTGGGGCTGCCCATGGAATTATTGGCCCAGATGCTCGCCGAACTGGCTTAG
- a CDS encoding SDR family NAD(P)-dependent oxidoreductase: MSTAIGAALVSEGYRVRHLVPGAQLRQASADRFEADLGNPRQVAELHAKLKGADDSLTGCVINLLGICPPFGHPGGEPENALRLSLWTFNLAREFENDLRDSAVAGGGYFYNVTGLGGQFGLGEDADEAALDGAGTLGIAKTLRREAPQLTVKTIDIDLSLEPHVLSTRLLDEFAADDDLIEVGLTRKGRWKLDLVPAPVSSGNLSARIDAQAVVLVTGGAFGVTADTAIGLARETGCRLVLVGRSALPGEEPSATRGLSAQEVRKRLIEQSRQSGERLTPADIEKRVARVLKDRQIRANYEACHKAASAVEYHSLDVRDAAALGALVDDIYARHGRLDGVVHGAGIIEDKRICDKTPESFANVFRTKVDSALTLAAKLRPEGLKFLVFFSSVSGRFGNTGQVDYSAANEFLNKLADYLSRRWPTRVVAINWGPWDGGMVTDELRRMYATVGFDLIPIDVGVRFFLDETRNHADTSAEVVVSGSVEQMLGVAVGSGA; the protein is encoded by the coding sequence GTGTCGACGGCGATTGGCGCGGCCCTTGTCTCCGAGGGATATCGCGTACGTCATCTTGTGCCCGGCGCTCAACTGCGCCAGGCGAGCGCCGATCGGTTTGAGGCCGATTTGGGCAATCCGCGGCAGGTGGCGGAGCTACACGCCAAACTCAAGGGCGCCGACGACAGTCTGACCGGCTGCGTCATCAATCTGCTGGGCATCTGCCCACCGTTTGGACATCCTGGCGGCGAGCCCGAGAACGCATTGCGGTTGAGCTTGTGGACCTTCAACTTGGCGCGTGAATTTGAAAACGACTTGCGCGACAGCGCCGTCGCTGGCGGCGGCTATTTCTACAACGTGACCGGTCTGGGGGGGCAATTCGGACTCGGCGAAGACGCCGACGAGGCCGCGCTAGACGGCGCTGGCACGCTCGGCATCGCCAAGACGCTACGGCGCGAGGCGCCGCAACTCACGGTCAAGACGATCGACATCGATCTATCGCTCGAACCGCATGTGTTGTCGACACGACTGTTGGACGAGTTTGCCGCGGACGACGACTTGATTGAGGTGGGGCTGACGCGCAAAGGGCGCTGGAAGCTCGATCTCGTGCCGGCTCCGGTGAGCAGCGGCAATCTCTCGGCGCGCATCGACGCCCAGGCGGTGGTGCTGGTGACGGGTGGCGCGTTTGGCGTCACGGCCGACACGGCAATTGGCCTGGCGCGTGAGACGGGCTGCCGGCTGGTGCTAGTCGGGCGTTCGGCGCTGCCGGGGGAGGAACCGTCGGCCACGCGCGGACTGTCCGCACAAGAGGTGCGCAAGCGGCTGATTGAGCAATCGCGACAGAGTGGCGAGCGATTGACTCCGGCGGACATCGAAAAGCGTGTCGCCCGCGTGCTTAAGGATCGACAGATTCGGGCGAATTACGAGGCGTGCCATAAGGCCGCGTCGGCGGTCGAATACCATTCGCTGGACGTCCGCGACGCCGCGGCCTTGGGCGCGCTGGTGGACGACATTTACGCTCGCCACGGCCGGCTAGATGGCGTGGTCCATGGCGCGGGGATCATCGAGGACAAGCGGATTTGCGACAAGACGCCGGAGTCGTTCGCCAATGTGTTCCGCACCAAGGTCGACAGCGCGCTGACCTTGGCAGCCAAACTGCGTCCCGAGGGGCTGAAGTTTTTGGTGTTCTTCTCTTCGGTTTCTGGCCGGTTCGGTAATACCGGTCAAGTCGATTACAGCGCCGCCAACGAGTTTTTGAACAAGCTGGCCGACTATTTGTCGCGCCGCTGGCCCACCCGCGTGGTTGCGATCAACTGGGGCCCGTGGGATGGTGGGATGGTGACCGACGAACTGCGGCGCATGTACGCGACGGTGGGATTCGACCTGATTCCGATCGACGTCGGCGTGCGGTTCTTCCTGGACGAGACAAGAAATCATGCCGACACGAGCGCCGAGGTCGTGGTCAGCGGCAGTGTGGAGCAAATGCTCGGCGTAGCGGTCGGTAGCGGAGCATGA